Below is a window of Deltaproteobacteria bacterium DNA.
TACTATTGATCAAGTACGGTTGATCAAAGAGTTGCGCCAGGAGCATTTTGACCTGGTGTTTGATCTTCGTGCCGGTGATCGCGGTGCAATTGTGGCCCGCTTAACCGGGGCTCCTATGAGGGCGTCGCTCTACTATCATGACGTTCCCTTCTGGCGAAACATGCTGTTTACCCACCTCTTAGTCGAACCTGCTCCTCCGAAGGAACGGGTCTATGGCGCCGCGGAACAGTCCCTTCGTATAATCCGGGGTTTTGGCATTGTCGCAAAAACGATGGTCCCCAGTCTCTGGGTTTCAGATCAGGTCATGATGCGGGTTTACCAGCTTTTAACTGAGTGCAACATGAAACCTTTATCGTCCGAATCTTCCCATCGGTGGATTACCATAAATCCATTCTCGCGGTGGTCGTACAAGGAATGGGCTTATGATAAATGGGTAAGTGTTATCAACTGGTTATGGGATGAGTTTCAATTTCCTACAGCCATTGTCGGAAGTAAAGAGGAAGGGGGAAAGGCATCCGAACTGGAGAACAAATGTTCAGGAACTGTATACAACCTTGCCGGCAGAACAACGCTGGCTGAACTGGCCGGTGTGCTCAGTTTGGGCAGTTTTCATATTGGAGTGGATAGTGCTGCACCGCATATCGCCGCTGCTGTGGGAACGCCGACGATAATTATTTATGGTCCGTCCGATTGGCGTGATTGGGCGCCTGTAGGCAATCAACACCGAGTCGTCGTTCCTGATATGGAGTGTGTACCGTGTTATAAAAAGGGATGCGATGGGTCAGGACTAAGTCAATGCCTCGAAACCCTCGAAGTCGAAACAGTACAAAAAGTCATCCAGGAACAGATTAGAGAGCAGGCCGCAAGTCATTGTTGAAAAGGTATTTATTGTTTTGCATCTGAGCATGATAGAGAAAACGTTTTTTTAATCAAAGCCTTATCGGGCGAGACCTTTGAAAATCTACACCAAATGTCATTGCGAGGAGCGAAGCGACGTGGCAATCTCGTGGAGCTGACCATGGGGGAGATCAATGAAAGGAATAGACTGGTAGAGACCATTGAACGGGTTAAACGGTAGGAGGTAAATGAGCGTATTCGTTACCGGTGGAGCGGGGTATATCGGTTCTCACGTAGTCAAAGCCCTCGGAGAAGAAAAACACGAAATTCTTGTGTTTGACAATCTTTCTACAGGGCACGAGTGGGCGGTGCTAGCCGGCAGGTTCGTCAAGGGTGATCTTGCGGATAGAGACTTTCCGGATACGGTAACCGGAGATTTCAGGCCGGATGCGGTCATGCACTTTGCCGCCTCGATCCAGGTAGAGGAATCAGTCCGGGAGCCTCTCAAATACTACCGCAACAATGTTGTCGGCACTCTGAATCTCCTGGATGCCATGGATTGTAATGGGATCAGGAATTTCATCTATTCATCGACCGCCGCAGTTAGTGGCAGACAGCACCAGGCTGCGCCGAATCTCCGGAGCGTGGCGCCTATCCGAAAGAACTGCCGGCATTGGGAATTCGTGAGTATCGGGAGA
It encodes the following:
- a CDS encoding glycosyltransferase family 9 protein — encoded protein: MIIGDHHTISTDIHNILIIQLGDIGDVVWATPTLWAVKETYPQANVSVLLREGFGCLLEPDPSIYKTFEVKRDHEGHLHNTIDQVRLIKELRQEHFDLVFDLRAGDRGAIVARLTGAPMRASLYYHDVPFWRNMLFTHLLVEPAPPKERVYGAAEQSLRIIRGFGIVAKTMVPSLWVSDQVMMRVYQLLTECNMKPLSSESSHRWITINPFSRWSYKEWAYDKWVSVINWLWDEFQFPTAIVGSKEEGGKASELENKCSGTVYNLAGRTTLAELAGVLSLGSFHIGVDSAAPHIAAAVGTPTIIIYGPSDWRDWAPVGNQHRVVVPDMECVPCYKKGCDGSGLSQCLETLEVETVQKVIQEQIREQAASHC